From the Thermovirga lienii DSM 17291 genome, one window contains:
- a CDS encoding 3-isopropylmalate dehydratase, small subunit (PFAM: Aconitase C-terminal domain~TIGRFAM: 3-isopropylmalate dehydratase, small subunit~COGs: COG0066 3-isopropylmalate dehydratase small subunit~InterPro IPR011827: IPR000573~KEGG: pfu:PF0939 3-isopropylmalate dehydratase small subunit~PFAM: aconitate hydratase domain-containing protein~SPTR: 3-isopropylmalate dehydratase small subunit 1;~TIGRFAM: 3-isopropylmalate dehydratase, small subunit): protein MLIRGKVVKIGDNIDTDLIIPGRYLQITEIDELKEHVFEDLGEVLREKITPGTILVAGENFGCGSSREQAPRVLKAAGVSAIVAKSFARIFLRNSINIGLPIFVSPEVVENVLERTEVEIDTQKGVINVLHDDKNYYFDPYPEFLEELVGMGGLVNFVKSQVNKHKRRP, encoded by the coding sequence ATGCTGATTAGAGGGAAAGTTGTCAAAATTGGGGATAACATAGACACCGATTTGATAATTCCAGGAAGATACTTGCAAATAACAGAGATAGATGAGCTAAAAGAACATGTTTTTGAAGACTTAGGTGAAGTGTTAAGGGAAAAAATAACTCCTGGAACCATCCTTGTTGCAGGGGAAAATTTTGGGTGTGGATCGTCAAGAGAACAAGCACCACGAGTTCTAAAAGCAGCTGGTGTTTCTGCAATAGTTGCAAAATCTTTCGCAAGAATATTTCTTAGGAATTCTATTAACATAGGGCTTCCAATATTTGTATCTCCGGAGGTTGTCGAAAATGTGCTTGAGAGGACAGAAGTTGAGATAGACACGCAAAAAGGAGTTATCAATGTTTTACATGACGATAAAAATTATTACTTTGACCCCTATCCAGAGTTTTTAGAAGAGCTAGTAGGAATGGGAGGATTAGTGAATTTTGTCAAATCTCAAGTTAATAAACATAAAAGGAGGCCTTAG
- a CDS encoding homoaconitate hydratase family protein (PFAM: Aconitase family (aconitate hydratase)~TIGRFAM: 3-isopropylmalate dehydratase, large subunit; homoaconitate hydratase family protein~COGs: COG0065 3-isopropylmalate dehydratase large subunit~InterPro IPR011826: IPR001030: IPR018136: IPR006251~KEGG: tte:TTE0017 3-isopropylmalate dehydratase large subunit~PFAM: aconitate hydratase domain-containing protein~SPTR: 3-isopropylmalate dehydratase large subunit;~TIGRFAM: homoaconitate hydratase family protein; 3-isopropylmalate dehydratase) has product MSGMTIAEKILAKHSQKEKVKPGEFILADIDFAFGSDITFPIAMEVFNNEIGAEEVFDPTRVGIVLDHYYPAKDTASASNHKAMREFAEKFHLISLEGEGIEHVIIHEKGFVAPGELIIGADSHTTTYGALAAFATGVGSTDLAAAMVLGKIWLQVPESIKVVLKGKPGKWVMGKDIILHVIGEIGVSGATYNVLEFSGEGLKHLSIDDRFTISNMAIEAGAKAGIFAFDEITRKYIENRLNRKYVVYESDEEADYKQEIEINLSELRPVVAMPNSPGNARCIDDVKEKIRINQVVIGSCTNGRYSDLLVASQILEGRKIHPKVRVLVFPGSNEIYLKAIKEGVIEKLIEAGASIGFPSCGPCFGGHMGNLAPGEVAVSTTNRNFVGRMGSKDAKVILASPAVAAASAVLGYLASPEELE; this is encoded by the coding sequence ATGAGCGGGATGACGATTGCTGAAAAAATTTTAGCAAAGCATTCCCAGAAAGAAAAAGTTAAACCCGGGGAATTCATATTAGCGGATATAGATTTCGCTTTTGGCTCAGATATAACATTTCCGATAGCAATGGAAGTTTTTAACAACGAGATTGGAGCTGAAGAAGTTTTTGACCCTACGCGAGTAGGCATTGTGTTAGACCACTATTATCCCGCAAAAGACACAGCTTCTGCCAGTAACCACAAAGCCATGAGAGAGTTTGCAGAAAAGTTCCATCTTATCTCTCTTGAAGGGGAGGGAATTGAGCACGTAATAATACATGAAAAAGGGTTTGTTGCCCCTGGAGAGCTAATTATAGGAGCTGATTCTCACACAACAACGTATGGTGCGCTTGCTGCATTTGCAACGGGAGTGGGCTCAACAGACTTGGCTGCCGCAATGGTACTAGGGAAAATATGGTTGCAGGTTCCTGAGAGTATAAAAGTTGTCCTTAAAGGCAAACCAGGAAAATGGGTAATGGGTAAAGATATTATTCTTCATGTAATAGGAGAGATTGGTGTTTCTGGAGCGACATATAATGTGTTGGAATTTTCAGGTGAAGGTCTTAAACATCTGAGTATTGATGATAGGTTTACGATAAGTAATATGGCAATAGAAGCAGGCGCTAAGGCGGGCATTTTTGCATTTGATGAGATCACTAGAAAATATATTGAAAATAGATTAAATAGAAAATATGTCGTCTATGAAAGTGACGAAGAAGCCGACTACAAACAAGAGATTGAAATTAATCTGTCTGAGTTAAGACCAGTGGTCGCGATGCCTAACTCTCCGGGAAACGCAAGATGCATAGATGATGTTAAAGAGAAAATCAGGATTAATCAAGTTGTAATAGGCTCTTGTACAAATGGCCGATATAGTGATCTGTTAGTAGCATCCCAAATATTGGAAGGGCGAAAAATACATCCAAAAGTGAGAGTTCTTGTTTTCCCTGGATCTAATGAAATATATCTAAAGGCTATAAAAGAAGGTGTTATAGAAAAACTGATTGAAGCAGGAGCATCTATTGGTTTCCCAAGTTGCGGACCTTGTTTTGGCGGTCATATGGGAAATTTAGCGCCAGGAGAAGTAGCCGTAAGCACTACAAATAGGAATTTCGTAGGGAGGATGGGATCAAAAGATGCAAAAGTTATTTTGGCATCTCCAGCAGTGGCAGCAGCATCCGCTGTTTTGGGGTATCTAGCGTCTCCGGAAGAGCTTGAGTGA
- a CDS encoding pyruvate carboxyltransferase (PFAM: HMGL-like~COGs: COG0119 Isopropylmalate/homocitrate/citramalate synthase~InterPro IPR000891~KEGG: aco:Amico_1324 pyruvate carboxyltransferase~PFAM: pyruvate carboxyltransferase~SPTR: Pyruvate carboxyltransferase), with protein MKSCCEAEPKKPKRAIIREVCPRDGFQNVKEFIPTERKINIIDKLASTGISCMEVTSFVSPKAIPQMRDAAEVMEEFNKKWKGKIKSYVLVPNLRGAENALKVNPDSLNFVISASEAHNKANTNRSVKESLEELKKIADLAEDTELAVSVATAFECPFCGAVPPERVIELLDAILEMGIKNVTLADTIGTANPSEVKRTLKKIKQRYKDYPFFLHLHDTQGMALANTMVALELGYSRFDAATGGLGGCPFAPGAAGNLATEDLVNFLDKLGIITGVDLMKVIGIARELQSYGFNVISHLASCSVCS; from the coding sequence ATGAAAAGTTGCTGTGAGGCAGAACCTAAAAAGCCCAAAAGGGCGATTATTAGGGAAGTATGCCCCCGCGACGGGTTTCAAAATGTCAAAGAGTTTATTCCAACAGAGAGAAAAATTAACATAATAGACAAGTTGGCTTCTACTGGCATAAGCTGTATGGAAGTTACGTCTTTTGTTAGTCCTAAAGCGATACCACAAATGAGAGACGCTGCAGAAGTAATGGAAGAATTTAACAAAAAATGGAAGGGGAAAATAAAAAGCTATGTACTTGTTCCTAATCTGAGAGGTGCAGAGAATGCCCTGAAGGTTAATCCTGATAGCCTAAATTTTGTAATCTCTGCCAGTGAAGCGCATAATAAGGCCAACACAAATAGGAGTGTAAAAGAATCCCTCGAAGAACTCAAAAAAATAGCTGATTTAGCTGAAGATACAGAACTTGCAGTTTCCGTAGCCACTGCATTCGAATGCCCTTTTTGTGGAGCAGTACCGCCGGAAAGAGTCATAGAATTGCTTGATGCAATATTGGAGATGGGAATTAAGAACGTGACGCTGGCAGATACTATTGGTACTGCAAACCCCTCAGAAGTAAAAAGAACCTTGAAAAAGATAAAACAAAGATATAAAGACTATCCATTCTTCCTTCACCTCCACGATACTCAAGGTATGGCTCTTGCCAATACGATGGTTGCCCTTGAATTAGGATACAGTAGGTTTGATGCGGCAACTGGAGGACTTGGAGGTTGCCCCTTTGCTCCTGGAGCAGCGGGTAACCTTGCTACAGAAGACCTGGTTAACTTTCTTGACAAGTTGGGAATAATCACAGGGGTGGACCTTATGAAAGTAATAGGTATAGCGAGAGAACTTCAGTCGTATGGTTTCAACGTTATAAGTCACTTAGCTTCTTGCAGTGTTTGTTCTTAG
- a CDS encoding Formyl-CoA transferase (PFAM: CoA-transferase family III~COGs: COG1804 acyl-CoA transferase/carnitine dehydratase~InterPro IPR003673~KEGG: aco:Amico_1323 formyl-CoA transferase~PFAM: L-carnitine dehydratase/bile acid-inducible protein F~PRIAM: Formyl-CoA transferase~SPTR: Formyl-CoA transferase), protein MAIKGALSNLRVLDLTRVLAGPFCTMILADMGADVIKIEIPERGDDTRQMGPFKEGESAYYMNLNRNKRGITLNLKSAKGKEIFLELVKRADVVVENYRPGTMEKLGLGYEVLKEVNPRIIYAAISGFGQTGPYKMRPGYDIIAQAMSGLMSTTGWPGGEPTRTGTAIGDVLGGLSCAIGILAAVNARSITGKGQMVDVALVDSAVASLEIINMIYLVEGRVPERIGNRYESTYPYDSFRTSDGSIVIGAGNDRLWQKLCEVMGKPDIAEKPEFLRIKDRVEHHEEVKAIIEEWTMKHKMQEVLDLLEAEGIPCAPIMTIDKVVNDPHIAEDRQMFVETYHPIAGAIKITGSHIKLSDTPPAIKTCSPLLGQHNKDIYVGELGMDEAEIDKLKEEGVI, encoded by the coding sequence ATGGCAATTAAAGGGGCGCTATCTAATTTAAGAGTGTTGGATTTAACGCGGGTTTTGGCAGGTCCCTTCTGTACCATGATATTAGCAGACATGGGGGCAGATGTTATAAAGATTGAAATACCTGAAAGAGGAGATGATACGCGGCAGATGGGGCCTTTTAAGGAAGGAGAAAGCGCTTATTACATGAACCTTAATAGAAATAAGAGGGGAATAACCCTTAACCTAAAGAGTGCAAAAGGCAAAGAGATATTCCTTGAATTGGTGAAGAGGGCCGATGTGGTGGTGGAGAATTACAGACCAGGGACTATGGAAAAACTTGGACTGGGGTATGAAGTGCTAAAAGAAGTAAATCCAAGGATAATTTATGCGGCCATATCAGGATTTGGACAAACAGGGCCCTACAAGATGCGCCCGGGCTACGACATAATAGCTCAGGCCATGAGTGGACTTATGAGTACCACAGGATGGCCTGGGGGAGAACCTACTAGGACAGGGACTGCTATAGGCGACGTGCTTGGGGGGTTATCCTGCGCAATAGGGATACTGGCTGCGGTCAACGCTAGAAGCATAACTGGAAAAGGCCAAATGGTGGATGTTGCATTAGTAGATTCCGCCGTGGCGAGCTTAGAGATAATAAACATGATATATCTGGTGGAAGGTAGAGTGCCTGAGAGAATAGGAAACCGCTACGAATCTACTTACCCCTATGATTCCTTTAGAACATCCGATGGAAGTATTGTCATAGGGGCTGGAAATGACAGGCTATGGCAAAAGCTTTGTGAAGTTATGGGGAAACCTGATATTGCAGAAAAGCCTGAATTCTTGCGCATAAAGGATAGAGTAGAGCATCATGAGGAAGTTAAAGCAATAATAGAAGAATGGACCATGAAGCATAAAATGCAGGAAGTTCTGGATCTTTTGGAAGCCGAGGGCATACCTTGTGCTCCTATAATGACCATAGATAAAGTAGTAAACGACCCTCACATAGCAGAGGATAGACAAATGTTTGTGGAGACTTACCACCCAATAGCGGGTGCCATAAAGATAACAGGAAGTCATATTAAGCTTTCTGATACCCCTCCAGCGATAAAAACATGTTCTCCTCTGTTGGGACAACATAATAAAGATATCTATGTTGGAGAGCTTGGAATGGACGAGGCAGAGATAGATAAGCTGAAGGAGGAAGGTGTAATATGA
- a CDS encoding Prephenate dehydratase (PFAM: Prephenate dehydratase; Chorismate mutase type II~COGs: COG0077 Prephenate dehydratase~InterProIPR020822: IPR001086: IPR002912: IPR002701: IPR 008242~KEGG: dtu:Dtur_1641 prephenate dehydratase~PFAM: prephenate dehydratase; Chorismate mutase, type II; amino acid-binding ACT domain protein~PRIAM: Prephenate dehydratase~SPTR: Chorismate mutase/prephenate dehydratase), whose protein sequence is MDWDKKNEIAEMRQKIDQLDQSLAQILKERVEAARAIGKLKGKHQVLDPIREQEVIDRTVKICSGLDPKGIEAVMKEVISLCRAVQKRPTVACLGPEGSFSQQAAYACLGRSIDLEYLEDIEGIFSAVDRKSTLFGIVPVENSIEGVVYSTLDAFSSSSLDLSISMEIMLPINHVLASKSSTLSQITEVRSHPQALAQCKGWLSMNLPQCPRKTTASTSAAAMEAAKDQRLAAVCTLLAAEINGLNVLAKDIQDHPHNTTRFWLISKGQNPTKPLKGMNKASILFTVAHKPGSLFYALEPVKDAGLNMMFIQSRPLTSNPFEYLFFVDIELDPQGEKALEALKEMEKRCFSFRILGIYPSFKSR, encoded by the coding sequence TTGGATTGGGATAAGAAAAACGAGATAGCAGAAATGAGGCAAAAAATTGACCAGCTTGACCAATCGCTCGCCCAAATACTGAAAGAACGCGTCGAGGCCGCACGGGCCATCGGCAAGCTGAAAGGCAAACATCAAGTTCTGGATCCCATAAGGGAGCAGGAGGTCATTGACAGGACAGTCAAAATCTGCAGCGGGCTGGACCCCAAGGGCATAGAGGCCGTGATGAAAGAAGTAATATCCCTTTGTAGAGCTGTCCAGAAAAGGCCAACGGTGGCTTGCCTGGGGCCAGAAGGGTCCTTTTCTCAGCAAGCAGCCTACGCCTGCCTTGGAAGGAGCATCGACCTTGAATATCTTGAAGACATAGAAGGCATTTTCAGTGCCGTAGATAGAAAATCCACCTTATTTGGGATCGTGCCGGTAGAAAATTCCATCGAAGGAGTGGTCTACAGCACCCTCGACGCCTTCTCCTCCTCCTCTTTAGATCTTTCAATTTCCATGGAAATAATGCTTCCAATAAACCATGTCCTGGCAAGTAAAAGCTCTACTTTGTCTCAAATAACAGAGGTACGTTCTCATCCTCAAGCTTTGGCCCAATGCAAGGGGTGGCTTTCCATGAACCTGCCTCAATGCCCCAGAAAAACGACTGCAAGCACCAGCGCTGCCGCCATGGAAGCGGCAAAGGACCAACGCCTTGCCGCCGTATGCACCTTGCTGGCTGCAGAGATAAACGGATTGAACGTATTGGCCAAAGATATCCAGGACCACCCTCATAACACCACCAGATTCTGGCTCATATCCAAAGGACAAAACCCAACAAAACCCCTCAAAGGCATGAACAAGGCCTCTATCCTTTTCACCGTGGCTCACAAGCCTGGTTCGCTCTTTTACGCCCTCGAGCCGGTGAAGGATGCAGGACTGAACATGATGTTCATCCAGTCCCGTCCCCTTACCAGCAACCCATTTGAGTACCTCTTCTTCGTGGATATAGAACTGGACCCCCAAGGCGAGAAAGCCCTGGAGGCCCTAAAAGAAATGGAGAAAAGATGTTTCAGCTTCAGGATCTTGGGGATATACCCCTCATTCAAAAGCCGCTGA
- a CDS encoding Na+/solute symporter (PFAM: Sodium:solute symporter family~COGs: COG0591 Na+/proline symporter~InterPro IPR001734~KEGG: hje:HacjB3_02920 sodium:pantothenate symporter~PFAM: Na+/solute symporter~SPTR: Putative sodium/pantothenate symporter): MEPKMVSFGLQMVVLVVLALVGMVFAGWYSYKKRVGTTIDDFFAAGKSLGFMVLALALFADAYSGNSFLGYAAKTYRSGAWFLVYPQFMVAALIGALIVAPPIINLGKKWGYVSPFDYIEHRFNSKLVALIALIFMAWGTFVQFAEQFFAMGYLGEVASGGVLPYQLIVITFAIVILIYVGLGGFRGTALTAAIQGAVMIFSLFVMLVLIEILGGFGNSINIAWQVAPKKLAIPSTATMVTWYSTIILILLGLPTYPHVLQFYMGARDIDNLKKTFRLKAPVFLFAALVLWLIGMFGVGIFPNLSKLESEKLVPYLVGALALSFPGGYTLGSIINLGVIMATLSTAGATVMVLSMILSKELYKRFINPDAPDDKVIAVSRISICILLVLALILAFNPSITIWRWTEIKFELLLQATSVLVFSLYLPRIKKNPTIAGMLIGGSAAVVLTLTGHSKVYGIHAGLVGFAINSLIVIVGSYITGENQETERAKGILKYATIEDTRNGEIKYMLPAQSKTFWFGLVIVIALMVPWYAPESWNARSALGIPIWTWVTIFALFVEMLFVIFATYLWRKD, from the coding sequence ATGGAGCCCAAAATGGTGTCTTTCGGATTGCAAATGGTGGTTTTGGTTGTTTTGGCTCTTGTAGGGATGGTATTTGCAGGATGGTATTCGTACAAAAAAAGAGTAGGCACTACTATAGATGACTTTTTTGCTGCAGGTAAGAGCTTAGGATTTATGGTTTTAGCTCTTGCTCTATTTGCCGATGCATATAGCGGAAACTCCTTTTTGGGTTATGCAGCAAAGACTTATAGGTCGGGAGCCTGGTTTTTAGTATATCCCCAGTTTATGGTTGCTGCATTAATAGGAGCTCTTATAGTGGCACCACCAATTATAAACCTAGGGAAAAAATGGGGATATGTGTCTCCGTTTGATTATATTGAACATAGATTTAACTCTAAGTTAGTAGCATTGATTGCCCTAATTTTTATGGCATGGGGTACTTTTGTTCAGTTTGCAGAGCAGTTTTTTGCGATGGGTTACCTAGGCGAAGTGGCATCTGGAGGTGTGTTGCCGTATCAATTGATTGTAATAACCTTTGCAATTGTTATTCTCATTTACGTGGGCTTAGGTGGGTTTAGGGGGACGGCATTGACAGCAGCTATCCAAGGGGCAGTAATGATTTTTTCTTTGTTTGTGATGCTTGTTCTCATCGAAATACTAGGAGGATTTGGTAATAGTATTAACATTGCTTGGCAGGTGGCTCCTAAGAAGCTAGCTATACCATCTACAGCTACTATGGTTACCTGGTATAGTACTATCATACTAATACTGTTAGGTCTGCCTACGTACCCACATGTGCTCCAATTTTATATGGGTGCACGTGATATAGATAACCTTAAAAAGACTTTTAGGTTAAAAGCGCCAGTTTTTCTCTTTGCTGCATTAGTCTTATGGCTAATTGGAATGTTCGGAGTTGGAATATTCCCAAACCTTTCTAAGTTGGAATCTGAAAAGCTTGTTCCTTACCTAGTAGGAGCATTAGCCCTTTCTTTCCCTGGGGGGTATACACTAGGCTCTATCATAAACCTAGGAGTAATTATGGCGACTCTTTCCACAGCTGGAGCTACAGTAATGGTGCTCTCTATGATTCTATCAAAAGAATTGTACAAAAGATTTATAAACCCAGATGCTCCGGATGATAAAGTTATTGCTGTAAGCAGGATAAGTATATGTATCCTATTAGTATTAGCTCTTATATTAGCTTTCAACCCGTCAATTACAATATGGCGTTGGACAGAAATAAAATTCGAATTATTACTTCAAGCTACTTCAGTTCTAGTTTTTAGCCTCTATCTTCCTAGAATAAAGAAAAATCCTACTATAGCAGGTATGCTCATCGGAGGTAGTGCTGCAGTCGTACTTACATTGACAGGACATTCTAAGGTGTATGGGATACATGCTGGTTTGGTGGGATTTGCAATAAATTCATTAATAGTAATAGTAGGAAGCTACATTACTGGGGAAAATCAGGAAACAGAAAGAGCTAAGGGAATTCTTAAGTATGCAACGATAGAGGATACAAGAAATGGCGAAATAAAATACATGCTCCCTGCGCAATCAAAAACGTTCTGGTTTGGCCTTGTAATAGTTATTGCTCTAATGGTTCCATGGTACGCCCCAGAGAGTTGGAATGCCCGTTCTGCTTTGGGGATTCCAATTTGGACATGGGTAACTATTTTTGCATTATTTGTTGAAATGTTATTTGTAATTTTTGCGACATATCTATGGCGTAAAGATTAA
- a CDS encoding 2,3-dimethylmalate lyase (PFAM: Isocitrate lyase family~TIGRFAM: carboxyvinyl-carboxyphosphonate phosphorylmutase~COGs: COG2513 PEP phosphonomutase~InterPro IPR000918: IPR018523~KEGG: aco:Amico_1318 carboxyvinyl-carboxyphosphonatephosphorylmutase~PFAM: isocitrate lyase and phosphorylmutase~SPTR: Methylisocitrate lyase), giving the protein MNNARKKLRELLLKNEILVVPGAYDSLSAKIVEKAGFDAVYMTGFGASASLLGRPDVGLLTLSEMACHAANMVEAVNIPVIADADNGFGNAINVQRTVRLYEKAGVACIQIEDQVAPKKCGHMLGRQVISKDEMVGKIKAACDARRDDSLMIMARTDARTSMGIEEAIERGKAYEAAGADIIFIESPESIEEMKMITSSFNAPVIANMVERGRTPLLSAEELQEIGYDIAIFPVSSLLAATKAVFDMLEELKNRGTTASTVSRIFDFEAFNELVGLPDIKKAEKMYATGRDV; this is encoded by the coding sequence ATGAATAATGCAAGGAAAAAGCTTAGAGAGTTGCTTTTAAAAAATGAAATACTTGTAGTCCCAGGTGCCTACGACTCGCTTTCAGCAAAAATAGTTGAAAAGGCGGGGTTTGACGCCGTTTATATGACGGGTTTTGGAGCCTCTGCCAGCTTGTTGGGTAGACCAGATGTAGGGTTGCTTACCCTTTCGGAAATGGCCTGCCATGCCGCTAACATGGTCGAAGCGGTGAATATTCCAGTGATAGCAGATGCTGATAATGGATTTGGCAATGCGATTAATGTCCAAAGAACGGTAAGGCTTTACGAAAAGGCAGGGGTGGCGTGTATACAAATAGAAGATCAGGTTGCTCCAAAAAAGTGCGGACATATGTTGGGGCGCCAAGTAATTTCAAAGGATGAAATGGTTGGAAAGATAAAGGCTGCTTGTGATGCTAGAAGAGACGATAGCCTTATGATAATGGCGCGTACAGATGCAAGGACCTCTATGGGAATAGAAGAGGCGATAGAACGAGGAAAAGCTTACGAAGCAGCAGGAGCGGATATCATTTTTATAGAATCGCCAGAGTCTATAGAAGAAATGAAGATGATAACTTCATCTTTCAATGCCCCAGTTATTGCTAACATGGTTGAACGCGGAAGAACGCCCCTTCTGAGTGCTGAAGAACTTCAAGAAATTGGATACGACATTGCAATATTTCCAGTGAGTTCCCTTTTGGCCGCGACTAAAGCGGTTTTTGACATGCTGGAAGAACTTAAAAATAGGGGCACAACTGCATCAACGGTTAGCAGAATATTTGACTTTGAGGCCTTCAATGAACTTGTAGGCCTTCCTGACATTAAAAAAGCAGAGAAAATGTACGCTACCGGCAGAGATGTCTAA